The sequence below is a genomic window from Nicotiana tomentosiformis chromosome 6, ASM39032v3, whole genome shotgun sequence.
CTTTGAGAAACAGACCGGGGGAAGAGGGGTAGAGATGTAAGGGCATGTATGAGAGGAGATCTGAGCCAAGGATATagcttaatttatttattttactttttattctcGGTTTGTTGGCATTTGCTAATATAATGTGTATTCAACAATAAATTATAGTTGTTTGTCTTAAGCTTAAATGGTCTTATTATCAGTTGATGTGTTCATGTAGTTAGGTACTAAATCAGCATATGCTATCTTCAcccattcttttttttttgttttccacTTTTATGCAATTTCATTGGAATATTATTTAAGTCTATATTTTGTTTAGATATTTTGACCGAAAGTACAAGTGACAGATTGATCTTGCCATCTTGGATACTTGGCTGACTGATTCACTTGGTTACTTTTTGATAGTTGGTTTGTTCTCTTGTTAGTTCAGCACACGAATGCACATGGGTTATCAGGTTTGTGTATTTATCAATGGAAAATATTATTGCGTTCCTACATGCACTATGCTTTTACATACATATAGTATGTATAAAAAAACATTCTTCCATGATGATTACTTTAACTTTTGTAAATTAAAACTATTATAGAAAACCCCAAAAAGGATTATTTTCAAGGTCATGAAAGCGTACTCAAAGGTCCTCCTCCATCACTTCAAGTGGCAAAGGTTGTGAACTATGTATCTTGGTACACTTCTTTCTATCCCTCAAGGCCTCAACATGTTGTTCTCCACTTCTTTTTTGGGTATAAGTTATTTTCTCCATGTTTATGATTATCATTATGATTATTGATGGTAAGGCCTAGCTCTCTCCGCATTCAGTTACTTGAATCAACTGGTGTGCTTACTTTTgtgtttttaatatattttatcgCTTTCATATTGTACTTACAAGTTTAATGATCAGCTATATTCTTTTAATATTATGGAACGTATGGTGACTAAATCTAGCATGCAAAAACTTTTCTCCTTTTTAGAAAAGATAGTATTCTAATGCATGAAATAACTAGTGATCGAGGAGGTTTTATATTTATATCTGAAAGTTCTAGCTTTGATGTTGCTTATTATTTGTGACTACAAgagtttttttaattttcatttggCTAGATAGGTAGGGTGATTTTTGATACAATAGCATGTAGTAGTATTATCTTTCGGAATTAAATACTTCATAAAATTATACTATTGTTAGATATTGAGTTTTATTTGTGAGTTGAATTACAATAACTCTTTAGCACACTGTATTATTACCATGAGATATTTTCTGTTCTATGAATTCATCTACTAAGATTAAGGACAAATAAAATAAGGAATCAAGGATAGTTTTGCATAAGTATTGTAGAGTATATTTGGTAACTGTGACATGGTATAACTTTGTTTGTTTCCTTGATTTATAAGTCTTTGCAAATTACATATACAAATACACTTATAAAAAAGTACAGTTTATGCAAAAGCGGTGACAGTAACAAACCAAAAAtttgagaaagaaaaatatatatattacctAGGCTGAGTGTCATTTCAAATATAAGGTGCTCTTCCAGACAGAGTAACATAAAATCGTTAATGGTACTTGGCTGATCAAGCATTAGAAGTTCGTTGATTAACTTTTGATTGGGAAGTTATAGAGTTAGTACCATCTTGAGCTAACTATATCTTGAATAAAATTTTATGTTTGTTTATATCTTCTCCAATATTTCGTGAACTCTAAATTATTTTCGTTTGTTGACTCTGGTAGAAGCTGATCATTCATCAAAGGGAGATTCAAAAGAACCCCATGACCGAGGTATGTATTGGTTCTTGAACACTACCAGCTCACTGAATATATTTAGATATAAAAAATGTGCTATATTGCAATTGTCCTGAAGAGTTTGTACTTGAATTAAACCATATACTCAGTTTTCTTTGGATATTTGACTTATGGAACTTCAGTTTGATACTTTATGTGATAAATACAATAAATAAATCATTTTATCAATGTCGTGAAGCAAAGAAGAAACTTTCGAATTAAAGTCTGAAAAAATTGAGAAAAGCAAAGTGGATCACTTTTTTATATTTCCCTTTTCTTGATGAGCAATCAAAATTTTTTATATTGACAAAGCTCCCACTAATATAATGTTGGAATAACATAAGAGAAATATTAATATCAGTCCATATTTATTTATGCAGTAATGACAAAAAATGTATCGATATATTCACTTCATATCCTTATATGTTCTTTATAACGAATGGACTTTTTGTGTTATTTGGTAGTCATATGATTTTaatgtatttttttctttaattgaGGGTAAGTAAATGTATTGACCAACTTTTCTGGACATTATTTGCATTTCATATAGTTGTCGGCATTAGCTTATCAAAGAAAACATAAGGCTTCACATTTATTTTTCGTTAATTCTTAAGTGGTTTAATCTCAAGGATGGGAAGATCCTATACTGTTTTAATAAAAGATTAGATTTCCGATGCATCTTTAGATTGTAGTAACAGTGTCTTGGCAACTTACTTTGTGCCCTCCACTCTAAAGGGCCATAACTCAATTCTTACTCCGAGTAGTTTGTTTACAGATTGGTTTGTGTatatgctctctctctctctctctcacacacacacacacacaaacacacgcGCATGCATATGCATACACACGTCTTTATGTCATGATATTTTTCAATTCTTGCTATGGGACGTTTATCAGTTAATGTTTTCTATCTCAAAAATGTCTGACTTCTTATTTCTCTTTTCGGAACATGACAAGAAGTTATGTGAAGAGTACCTAATAGTAGATGTTTCCAGTAAACTATGTTATCTCTTTTGTTCATAGTGCAAATACATTTGGTTGATTATGTAGCATATGATGGTGGGTAGGAAATGGAGAGCAAATACATTTGGTTGATTACGTAGCTTGAGTTTGATTTTGTATATAAAGGGAGTAGAAGAAAAGGAAATATTTGCTCGGTTTCAATAAGTCTAGGGAGACAATATATAGTGTTCTATGTTTATCACTATTTTCCAAGGTTAGAATTGTGCTTCCGTCTTTGTGAACTTATATCTATTCTAAATCATTTATAGTTTTTTAGGATCACTATGTGGATGCAAGATTATACACTAACAAAACGAcatcaaaattcaaaatattgGGCCCGTGCTAtgcacgtaccgagccttatagggccagacatttattttactttctaTATTGAAGGAGTTAAGTCAGTATcggcaggtaagtatatctccatatcatctttgactcccagttactttcagttattatattatcagttcagtttcagctttcaattatgttattgccttatatactcggtacattattttgtactgacgtcccttttcttgCGACGCAGTATTTCATGCGTGCAAGCTCAGATAGATAGACATGTAGAcatcctcagtaggtgtttcaagagtttagcctgatcggtaagctccacgtccttcagagttatcgggtctaggttttcgtgtacatcttccgtatgtatgtatatatgttatgggtaagTCGGAggtcctgttccgatcacaatacatccattagtagaggcttgtagatatatcctgtcagttagtgtagtatgttTGGCTTGTAGGCctagtatatatattttgatggtttgtcagttgtagtagttatgatggccttgtcggcccagctttatattgatgtttagtcagcgctagtttccattcagttttatattttacttCGCAAATTgacttgcaatgtggccccatggccaaattatgacattatatgttcagattcccttagtcacaatttggtacgctaggttgGGTGAGGccccgggtgccggtctcgcccccaggttcggggcgtgacaaacttggactttttcacgggtttacctcgttctcatcgtaagttcgattctatatgggtgatagtcgataggcttacaaaattagctcatttcctaccggtcatatctacatatacaacagaagattatgcaaagttatatattaaggagatagtgcggctacacggagtaccagtatctattatatcttaCCGTGGGGCCCAGTTTATAGAACATTTTTGGAGGttatttcagagaggtctaggaactcaggtgaatctcagcacaacttttcattcacagactgatggacaagccgagcgcacaattcagacgctcgaggatatgttacgagcatgtgtgttggattttaaaagaagttgggatgaacatctacctcttgtcgagtttgcatataataacagttaccactccagtatccagatggctccgtacgaggctttgcaTGGGTGTAAGtgtagatctcctatagggtggtttgatgttggagaatctgggttacatgggccatacctagttcagcaggccgtagagaaagtaaagcttatccgggagcgactgttgacagctcagagtcgtcaaaagtcatattctgacgtgcaacgacgagacttagagttcggggttaatgactgggtattcttaaaggtattaCCTATGAAAGGCGtaatgaggtttggcaagaaaggcaagcttagcccacgatatattgggccttataggatcattcagagagtaggccaagtagcttatgagttagaattgccctcagaattggagtcaatccatccggtttttcacgtatctatgctacggaagtgcattcgCGATCCTACTAgagtggtgcccacagatgatgtacagattacgaaggacttgtcatacgaggaaattccagttgtcatcctagaccgacaaatccgcaagttacgaaataaggaggtagcctccgtgaaggttttatggagaagcaagaatgtggaagagatgatgtGGGAaacggaggaagaaatgaagtctaaatacccccacctatttcaaactgaagatatggctcgagatgggatgctacaacataactctattcaggctagtaggtcatcaggtaagctctaatttcttgactttcagtatttataaTTTACGACtgtgtgaggcaaagtgttgctatttatagacattggccatgtgtggcatacGTAGTATATTTTCTGGCTACATGTAGGTTAattttagtctagtgtacggaggagactctggAAAAAACAAATTttcaaagtctctaagagtaaaaattcgaggacgaatgttcccaagggggaaataatgttacaccctatattttcgtatgtaaaagtgcgccgtgagcaaactaatgtatgaccaaaaatgagatcatctttgaaaatatataaagtaagttaatcatgttacctcagaagttacaaatattgaagatcgtgaacaacaagtacaaagagggttggaaggttcagaagctaaaggaattgaagaaaataatgtttcgtcaaaagtcgacaagttgagaatattataacatgtacttgtGGGGTGAGACCAGGatatttaacatgataaggaggttatgttatgagttattttagtcgtataatagttgtgtgttatgttttgaagtcaagcgagcggtggaacaaaagtcgatgaaagtcatcacaagttacgttcataggttttactgaaactttgggtcaaatgtaactgcgattttcgcataatatacttagatttatggggtgttccacccataaaattaaatatctatgagtctattttctaacgcattataccgtttgtcaatacgatatcggagtagagagatatgagcatttttacgagactgcgcatactgtcacctacttgcttaaacgagaatccaaaaatgggtcaATTCGGATCGTCCAAATATGGGCCacttcgggtcgtccaaagatgcatttttaaaggcctatctccttcatatattagactgataatagggtataataaccagacataagctctgcaaaaatcctcccaaaatttcccacaaaccccaattgattttcactccctttcaagttctaattggaggtaaaaacttagagtttgaagaaccaagataggagctgagttattcaacaaataaagtaagtttactgctctatttcatccattttttctgatTTAAATGcgtagtaagtcgttctatatttgtaagaactcacaggATGGTGAtcgaagccgtgagttcgagttattcacttgtagcgaacTTTTTTGTGTGCTGTtgagctgcgtgttttactactattttgtggagttttggagaagtaagggtgtggagaaacaccacataaatgtagGGTTTTGGGCTGGttgttcgtcgtaacattttcgggttgtttgacactactccGGTGGTCGTTTTgatgtatgaagagattggggtgtgttgggctgttttgtagtattttgtggtataCATAAGGTTGGAagataatgtatatatgttgttattgttgttttggtggtgttggtgttatcttgaatttggaggaagtaaggattataggggagatgatgtccgttttaatacaaaataagcttgtcgttcattgTGCTATAGTTGTACccttcgtaacttaatgatagtattattatcgttgttgtagattaaggtgagaagaggcgagttcaacttggtaattggaaatattgtgataaggtatgttaatgctaaacatttccttcattttggcatgatcccgtaactacatataTTTGATAACGCAACATAAAGAGAAATTCGTATtcttgaatttattcacattatcctagtctcagaagttacagtattttcccttatcgggactttatattcaattgagtattgttttcttcaagtcaagagagcagagtgtgtgtgcgtgtgtgtgtgtgtgtatatatatagtattacagtattttcaccaccatcgagctataatcggtaggcaggcccctattgggcaacctctgatcatatggtaagttatatataccgagcctactgtgaccgagcgcctatgagcgagcccaggatggccgagatacagagcctagtatggccgagcgcctatgagcgagcctactatggccgagcagttacacgtaccgagccttatagggccagacatttattttacttactatattgaaggagttgagtcaatATCGGCATGTAAGTATATCTccatattatctttgactcctagttactttcagttattatattatcagtatagtttcagctttcaattatgttattgccttatatactcggtatattattttgtactgacgtcccttttctggggacgctgcatttcatgtgtgcaggttcagatagacagacgggtagacatccttagtaggtgtttccagagtttagcctgatcggtaagctccaca
It includes:
- the LOC104112532 gene encoding uncharacterized protein isoform X4 is translated as MMRNHYFKGYSPSNFIVVAFFSLIRLYLFFLRWFVLLLVQHTNAHGLSENPKKDYFQGHESVLKGPPPSLQVAKKLIIHQREIQKNPMTEFFRITMWMQDYTLTKRHQNSKYWARAMHVPSLIGPDIYFTFYIEGVKSVSAD
- the LOC104112532 gene encoding uncharacterized protein isoform X5; its protein translation is MMRNHYFKGYSPSNFIVVAFFSLIRLYLFFLRWFVLLLVQHTNAHGLSENPKKDYFQGHESVLKGPPPSLQVAKKLIIHQREIQKNPMTEDHYVDARLYTNKTTSKFKILGPCYARTEPYRARHLFYFLY
- the LOC104112532 gene encoding uncharacterized protein isoform X1 translates to MMRNHYFKGYSPSNFIVVAFFSLIRLYLFFLRWFVLLLVQHTNAHGLSENPKKDYFQGHESVLKGPPPSLQVAKKLIIHQREIQKNPMTEFFRITMWMQDYTLTKRHQNSKYWARAMHVPSLIGPDIYFTFYIEGVKSVSAGKYISISSLTPSYFQLLYYQFSFSFQLCYCLIYSVHYFVLTSLFLRRSISCVQAQIDRHVDILSRCFKSLA
- the LOC104112532 gene encoding uncharacterized protein isoform X6, producing MMRNHYFKGYSPSNFIVVAFFSLIRLYLFFLRWFVLLLVQHTNAHGLSENPKKDYFQGHESVLKGPPPSLQVAKKLIIHQREIQKNPMTEIKVRRGEFNLVIGNIVIRYVNAKHFLHFGMIP
- the LOC104112532 gene encoding uncharacterized protein isoform X2 codes for the protein MMRNHYFKGYSPSNFIVVAFFSLIRLYLFFLRWFVLLLVQHTNAHGLSENPKKDYFQGHESVLKGPPPSLQVAKKLIIHQREIQKNPMTEFFRITMWMQDYTLTKRHQNSKYWARAMHVPSLIGPDIYFTFYIEGVKSVSAGSDRQTGRHP
- the LOC104112532 gene encoding uncharacterized protein isoform X3, with the translated sequence MMRNHYFKGYSPSNFIVVAFFSLIRLYLFFLRWFVLLLVQHTNAHGLSENPKKDYFQGHESVLKGPPPSLQVAKKLIIHQREIQKNPMTEFFRITMWMQDYTLTKRHQNSKYWARAMHVPSLIGPDIYFTFYIEGVKSVSAVFHACKLR
- the LOC104112532 gene encoding uncharacterized protein isoform X7 is translated as MMRNHYFKGYSPSNFIVVAFFSLIRLYLFFLRWFVLLLVQHTNAHGLSENPKKDYFQGHESVLKGPPPSLQVAKKLIIHQREIQKNPMTEIKVRRGEFNLVIGNIVIRFR
- the LOC104112532 gene encoding uncharacterized protein isoform X8, producing the protein MMRNHYFKGYSPSNFIVVAFFSLIRLYLFFLRWFVLLLVQHTNAHGLSENPKKDYFQGHESVLKGPPPSLQVAKKLIIHQREIQKNPMTEVQIDRRVDILSRCFQSLA